Part of the Dehalogenimonas sp. THU2 genome, AGATGGAAATTTCGTACAAAACGATTAACGGAGCAGCGATCAATGTCTGGGTGATGGGGTCCAGGGTTGGCGTTATGAAAGCGGAGAGGACGAACGCCAAAACAAACCATATCTTGCGCTTCGAAGCCAGCCATTTTGAACTTACAATGCCGACCACCGACAGGGTACCTAAAATGATCGGCATTTCAAAGGCTAGCCCAATAGCAACTAAGAGCCTTAGTACCAGATCGATATATGTGCTGATGCGGGGTGCTACCGTAACAATATCACTGCCAAATTCAAAGAGAAAGAACATAGTGACCGGCAGCGCCAAAAAATAAGCGAATGCGACGCCGGCAAGAAATAGACTGACGATAAATGGGAAAGTGGTAAAAATTATCTTTTTTTCTTTAGGAGTGAAGGCTGGCGACAGGAAAGCAAAAAATTGGTATAGCACCCAAGGCATGGCTATGATAAAACCGGCAGTCAGGGCGACCCGGAAATAGACGCTGATATATTCGAGAACGTCGATTGACTGAACGTTATCGGCAAGTTCACCTGCAGGCTCCAGCAACATGAGGACAAGCTGGTCGCCGAAGAACATGGCGATAACCGTACCTGCCACTATACCGCCGATGGAGCGGAAAAAGCGCTGTCGCATCTCGGTGAAATGTTGGGTGATGGGCAGACGCTTTTCTTGGTCGGTCATATTATCGGTATGGCCCTTCTTAATTTCAGGCAATTATTTTTTATCGCTGCCGCTCAGGAATTTATCGAGGCTAGGGCTTGAGGAGGTACTTGGAGCCTTACCGGTGGACTTGGTCGGGGAGCTGTCGATTGCCTTTGTAAACTCCTTAGTCATCTCAGTGGTGATCTTGCGAAAACTACGTACGAACTCACCGGCTTTTTTGGCGAACTCGGGTATCCTGTTAGGCCCGAAAACAAGTGTGGCGATGACGAGGATCGTAATGATCTCGAATGTGCCCATGCCAAAAAAATTCATCTAGCCACCTATGCCTTATCGCTCAAGAATGATCCGGCGCCTTAGCCGGTCTTCGTGCCTTCTTTACTATCCCGAGCCCTGCGGTTGACCTCTTTGGCGGCAATGCCGTCTTCCAGTTTGGTCACCACCTTGGTTTTTTCGGTTTTGTCTTCGCCGCCGACCGCGCTCCGCAACTGGCGGACGCCTTTGCCCAGAGTTCTGCCCACCGCCGGGACGAAGGCCGCCCCGGTGATCAGCAATATAATAACAATGATCAGTATAATTTCAAAAGGTCCGAATCGCATGGCGATCCCCCTCCGGGAGTGTGTCCCCCGTAATGGCTGAGGCGCTCCAGCGCCTTTCCGGTATTATGCCTTATCGGCGGTTTCGGTCTTGGGTTTTTCCTCGGTTTCCGGTTTGACGGCTACGATCTCGGTCTTAGCTTCGACCGGCTCTTCCTTCTTCTCTTCCTTAACTTCTTCCTCATCCTCACCGGATGAAGCCTTTTGGAAGGACTTCAGGCCTTTGCCCAGGGCTTCGCCGACCTGCGGTAACTTGCCGACACCAAAGATTAGAAGAACGATCACCAGGATTATGACTAACTCCATTGGTCCTAAGCGCATTTGATACCTCCTGAATTTCGGTGCAGGTAATTTCCACTAACTTAATAGATGTTACTACGCCGTGCTCGGATTTGTCAATCCTCACTAGACATAATATTGTTAAAATGCATCATAAATTAGCAAACTCTTACTTTGTTTGCTAATTTCAATTTTCCGACATCGTCCACGCCGTCGACAAACCCATTCTAACGGTCATAGGAATCTAAACACATTGAGTGTCCGCCGCTGCTGGTGCAATCTCCAACCTCCCACTCACGGCAGGATCGATAGACCTTGGAGCGACCAGAAAATAACCTGCCATTCACCTGCTATACCAGAACACTTGTGTAAATAGCCGGGCATATGGTATCATAACCGCGGATAATTAAGGAACGGTGAACATGAATACAGAGAAAACTACTGAAAAACAAAAATCATTGGAAATCGCCCTCGGCATGATCGAGAAACAGTTCGGCAAGGGCGCCATCATGAAACTCTCTGACGCCGCCTCGACCGTCGCCGTCGAGGTCATTCCCACGGGCTCGCTGGCTCTGGACCTCGCCCTGGGTGTGGGCGGCTTGCCCCGCGGCCGCGTCACCGAGATCTACGGCCCGGAAGGCTCCGGCAAGACAACGCTGGCTCAACACGTCATCGCCGAGTGCCAGAAACGCGGCGGCAAAGCCTTCTATATCGACGTGGAGCACGCCTTCGACCCAAAGTATGCCAAGACCTGCGGCATCAACCTCGATGAGCTTTATATCGCCCAGCCCAACGCCGGCGAGGAAGCCCTGGACATCTGTGAAAAACTGGTTCGCAGCGGTGGCGCCGACTTGGTCGTAGTAGACAGCGTGGCCGCCCTGGTGCCCAAAGCAGAACTCGAAGGCGACATGGGAGACTCACATGTCGGTCTCCAGGCCCGTCTGATGAGCCAGGCCTTGCGCAAACTCACCGCTGCCATCGGCAATACCGGCACCGCCGTCATCTTCATCAACCAGCTCCGGGAGAAAGTCGGCGTCATGTTCGGCAACCCGGAGGTCACTCCCGGTGGCCGCGCGCTCAAGTTCTATTCCTCTGTGCGCCTGGACCTGCGGCGGGTGGAGACATTGAAATCCGGCACCGTCGCCATCGGCAGCCATGTTAAAGCGCGAGTAGTTAAGAACAAGGTCGCCCCACCCTTCCGCGTCGCCGAATTCGATATTTTGTTCGATTCCGGTATCTCCCGTGAGGGCAACCTCATCGACCTGGGCGTGGAGGCCGGCGTCATCAAAAAATCCGGTTCCTTTTTCTCTTATGGCGACCTGCGCCTGGGACAGGGACGGGAAGCAGCCCGGACGTTCCTCGTTGAGCGAGAGGATATCGCCGACGCCATCGAAGCCGATATCCGTGGCGCCTCAGGATCCGTCCAGAGCGCCGTCGAATCTGATTGATTATGGTCGCAATGCCCTGATCCGGCTGACGTTGCCGGGCCTATACCGAAAAGTGTCTTAAACAAAGGAAACATCATATGACGGAGCGGCTGACAGGAGCCAAGCCGCTTGACGACGGCGACGAGACCGGTGAACTGCCATCCGGACCGCCGTCCGCGGCGCGGTCAACCGAAAGCGGGATAGGCGTCTGCTACCAGGCGGCATTGAGACTCCTGGATTACCGGGCGCGCACCGAGACCGAGATGCGACAGCGGCTCGCCCGCAAGGGATTTGAAGCCGTCGACATCGATACGGTGCTCGCGCGTTTGAAAACATCCGGGCTGATCGATGATGCCGCCTTCGCCCGGGCCTGGAGCGACAGCCGTGCCGCTTCCTCGCCGCGGTCCGCCTTCGTCATTAAGCGTGAACTCCGGGGCAAAGGCGTCACCGGAGATACCGCCGAAGAAGCCGTGGCCGGCCTCGATGACGCCGAGGCAGCCTATCGCGCCGCAATCCCGCGTGCCACCCGGCTGGCTAAACTGCCGCCGGAAGAAGCCCGGCGCAAGCTGGGCGATTTTCTCAGAAGGCGGGGCTTCAGTTGGGGCGTGGCGGAAGAGACGATGAACCGCCTCAAGGATGAGGGCATCGGCTTTGAGGTTGACACTAATGAGGCAACACCTTAGTATAAGCCGTTACCCCCAAGTAACAGCTGCCAACTAAATATATAATCGGGGGTTTTTAAATATAATGGGTCTTGACAACGTACTAGCCATCTTTTTCAGTTTCGTCATCGGCGCCATCTTCGGCGGTATGGCCATTTTCATCTCCCGCGGCGCCATGATCTCCCGCCAGTTGAAGGTCGCTCAGCGAAAAGCCTCTCACACCATCGCCGAATCCAGGATTGAAGCCCGCAATATCACCCAGGAAGCCCGGGACGAGGCCGACAAGGTCCGTATGGCCGCCGAGACCGAACTCCGGGAACGCCGCGCCGAGCTTGGACGGCAGGAAAACCGTGTCACCCAAAAGGTAGAGACTCTGGAACGCAAGCTGGAGACACTCGACCAGCGCGAACGCGCCCTGCTGACCCGCGAGAAGTCGATCGAAGAAGAACTCGAGAGGGTCGAGGGTCTCCGCGGCCAGGAGCAGCAGAAGCTCGAAGCCGTGGCCGGCCTGACCACCCAGGAAGCCAAGGATCACCTGCTGGAGATCGTCGAGTCCGAGATGCAGCAGGAAACCTCCCGCCGCGTCCGCCAGTGGGAGCAAAAGATTAAAGAAGAGGCCGATGAGAAGGCGCGGGAGATCATCATCCACGCCATCCAGCGATGCGCTTCCGATGTGGTCGTCGAGACTACCGTCAGCGTGGTGCCCATCCCGTCCGACGAGATGAAGGGCCGCCTGATCGGCCGCGAAGGCCGCAACATCCGCGCCCTGGAACAGGCCACCGGCGTCGATCTCATCATCGACGATACGCCGGAGGCGGTCACCGTCAGCAGCTTCGACCCGGTGCGGCGCGAGATCGCACGCCTGGCTTTAACCAAGCTGGTGATCGACGGCCGTATCCACCCGGCCCGCATTGAAGAAGTGGTGGTCAAAGCCAAGGAAGATGTCGATGCCGCCATCCAGACCGCCGGCGAGCAGGCTGCCTATTCTGCCGGTGTTCACGGGTTGCGTCCTGAACTTATCAAGATCATGGGCCGCCTGAAATATCGCACCAGTTACGGTCAGAACGTGCTGCAGCACAGCGTGGAAGTCGCCCAGTTGTGCGGCATGATCGCCACTGACCTGGGCGTCAACGTCAATATCGCCAAGCGCGCCGGTTTCCTGCACGACATCGGCAAGGCTGTCGATCGCGAGGTCGAGGGCACCCATGCCGCCATCGGCGCCGACCTGGTCAAGCAGTGGGATAAATCCGCCGACGTGGTCCGCGGTGTGGCCGAGCATCACTTTGATCAGCCGGAAACCTCCATCTGGGGCTTCATCGTCTCCGCCGCCGATGCCATCTCCAGCGCCCGCCCCGGCGCCCGCCGTGAATCCCTTGAGAACTACATCAAGCGCCTGAAAGCCCTGGAGGAGATCGCCAACAGCTTCGAAGGCGTCGAACGCTCTTATGCCATCCAGGCCGGCCGCGAGGTCCGCATCATGGTCAAGCCGGAGGTCGTGGACGACCTGGGCGCCATGCGCCTGGCCCGCGACATCGTCAAGAAGATCGAAGACGGCCTGGACTACCCCGGCCAGATCAAGGTGACGGTGCTGCGAGAGACCCGAGCTACGGATTACGCCCGGTAGAAATTCGCTTTTAGTTTGAAAAGGGAGAGGCTTTGGCCTCTCCCTTTTTCTTTCCGAATCTTTGGATACCCCTTGACCCCACCCCTCACTCCCCTATACAATCTCTTATTGCAAAGAGTCGCAATAACTATGAGTTGCAATAACATACTAAAAGCCAAGGGCTACCGCTTGACGCCGCAGCGTCGGGTCATCTTGGACATCCTCCACGGCGAAGGGGCGCACCTGACCGCCGACGCCATTTACGAGCAGGTGAAGGCCAAAGTAGCCGGTGTCAACCGCTCCACGGTGTACCGCACCCTCGAACTGCTGGAGAGCCTCGGACTTACCGTCAAAGCCGAGCTTCGCGGCTCCCACGTCTATCACCACGCCGAGGAAGGCCACCACCATCACCTGAAATGCCGGATCTGCGGCCGGGTCTCGGAACTGCCGGAAGAACTCCTGGCGCCACTCAGTACAAGCCTCTTGGAAAAGCATGGCTTTGCCGCCGACTTGAATCATCACGTGATTACCGGACTGTGCCAAGATTGCCGCGAGCGGGTATAGTTTTGAGCCTTTGAGATTTTAGCATTTGAATTTGTTTAGACATTAGACATTAGGATTTGATACCGTGCACATTCCCGACGGTTTCCTGAACATGACCACACTTGCTGCCACCGGCATCGCCTCGGCCGGTGGGCTGGGCGCGGCCGTGAAAGTGGCAGCCAACAAGATCGGTGAGAAACAGGTACCTCTCATGGGCATACTGGCGGCCTTCATCTTCGCCGCCCAGATGCTCAATTTCCCCGTGGCCGGGGGCACCAGCGGGCACCTCATCGGCGCGGCGTTGTGCGCCATCCTGATCGGACCATGGGCCGGGGTGATCATCATGTCCGCCGTGCTCATCGCCCAGTCGCTTATCTTTCAGGACGGCGGACTGCTGGCGTTGGGCGCCAATATCTTCAACATGGGCATCGTAGCGGTTTTCGGCGCCTTCCTGGTGTATAAACTGGTAATCGCCGTCTTTGGCAACGACCGCCGCGGTCAACTTACTGGCGCCGCCCTTGCCGGCTGGGCTTCAGTCATGCTGGCCTCCTTCGCCGCCGCCGCCGAACTGGCCTTCTCAGGCGCCTCGCCGTTTGCCGTGGTGACACCGGCCATGCTGGGCGTACACGCCCTGATCGGCGTCGGTGAGGGATTGATAACCGTATTCATCCTCCAGGCTGTGTTGGCCACCCGGGCTGATATCCTGCGATTGGAGAGGGTTTGACCGTGAACGGTTATAAGAAATGGTGGCTGATAGCCCTGGGATTGGCGCTTCTCATGGTTACCGTATCACCTCTAGCTTCCGGCTCCCCAGACGGCCTGGAAAAAGTGGCCGAACAGCAGGGTTTCGCCGAAACCACCCGGGCGGCGCCATTTCAAGTGATCGCCGATTATATCTTCCCCGGTGTGGAGAACAAGGCGCTAGCGACGATACTGGCGGGTTGGATCGGGGTGCTGACCCTATTCGGAGCCGTTTACACGCTGAGTTGGCTTCTAGCCCGGCACCGAAACAATCAAGCTCCAAGAGGCAATAACCATTCATGGTGAGTTATTCACGGTGAACCAAAGTCCGATCACCAAAACTGGATAAGCTTGATCATTGAATATTGAGGTTTGGAATTTGTTTGTAACTTGTATCTTGGTTATTGGAATTTGACTCGATGCGTCACAGCTTTTTAGACCAATACAGCCATCTGTCCAGCCCAGTCCACCGGCGCGACCCGCGGCTGAAGTTCCTGCTGTCTTTACTCTTTATCCTCGCGGTGGTACTGACCCAGGCCGGAAGCTGGCTGGCCTTCGCCGCTTACTTCGGCATCCTCGCCTCAATTTTCGGTCTATCGAGATTGCCTCTAGGCTACGTCCTCAAGCGCTCGCTGATCATCCTGCCCTTCGTCCTGCTGCTGGGCATCATCAACGTCTTCACCCGCCCCGGCGCCGAGCTGTTCGGTCTGAATTTCGGCGACTGGCACCTCGGCGTCACCGACGGCGGGCTGGTCTTCATCGCCACGCTGCTTGCCCGAAGCTGGCTGTCAGTGCTGGCGCTTATCCTGCTCTCCTCGACGACGCCACTGCCCGGCCTTCTCAAAGGCATCGAGCGCCTGGGCGCGCCCAGGGTACTGGTGATGATCCTGTCCTTCATGTACCGCTACCTCTTCCTGCTGGTCGATGAGGTGCTGCGGATGAAGCAGGGACGGGATTCGCGGACGGTGGGACGATTATCTAACGCCTTCCAGGCCAAAACCGTCGGCGGCATGATCGGCGCTCTCTTCATCCGCTCCTTCGAGCGCGGCGAACGGGTCTATGCCGCCATGGTAGCCCGTGGCTTCGACGGCAGTTCCCGTACCCTCAACGATCTAACCTTCGACCGGGCCGATGTCCTCATCGGCATAACTCTGTCGCTCTTGCTGATATTACCCGTAACCCTGAGCCTGCTGTCATGAAATACGACAACAAATCATTTTATCCTCAATTCAAAATCCCTCTCCCCCACGGGGAGAGGTTAGGTGAGGGGGCACCTCAAGCACTATGACCGATCCCCCCGTCATCCACCTGGACAACCTCCATTACGCCTATCCGGACGGCCGTAAAGCCCTCGACGGCGTAAGGCTGTCGATTGCGCGCGGTGAATCCGTAGCCCTAGCCGGGGCTAACGGAGCCGGTAAATCGACGCTCCTGCTCCACCTGAACGGTATCATCCACGGTGCAAACGGGGCGGTGAAGATCTCCGGCCTCCCGGTGACCATCGCCAACCTGAAAACAATACGGAAAAAAGTCGGCGTCGTCTTTCAGAATCCGGACGACCAGCTCTTCTGCCCGGAGGTCTTCGACGATGTGGCTTTCGGACCGATCAACATGGGACTCCCGGAGCCGGAAGTGAAACAGCGTGTCGCCGGCGCCCTCCAAGCCGTCGGCCTGGCCGGTTTCGAGCGCCGCTCGTCACACCACCTGAGCCTGGGCGAAAAAAAGCGGGTAGCGCTGGCCAGCGTCCTCACCATGTCACCGGACGTGCTGGCTTTGGACGAGCCGTCCAGTAACCTGGACCCGTCCGCCAAGTGGGGACTGATCGAACTGCTGCGTTCACTGAACATCACCATGATTATCGTCTCGCACGACCTGGAACTCATCGAAGCCCTCTGCCCGCGCCTCGTCATCATGAAACAGGGCAGGGTCCTTGCCGATGGCTTGACGGTGGAGATTATGGCTGATCGGGGGTTATTGGTGGCCGGGGGTCTAGCGGCTCCGTTACGTTAAGCGCCCTGCGCTTGCATTGTTTCCTTGCTCCTCGAACAATCGATCCAGGAACTTCCGGACGAATGAGTTTCGAACCTTCAAATTTGGGTATTACTTAGAATTTAGATATTGGAATTTCCCACCTTACGCCGGTATAACCCCCTGGCGGAAATATACTCCGCCACCCCCGGCGGCACCAGGTGATCGATGGGCTGGCCCAGCTCCACCCGCTGCCGGATGGCCGTGGCGGACACGTCGATCTCCGGTTCGGTCAGGATCACCGTCCGTTGCCCGATGCCGGGGACGGCGGCTTCGAGGGCTTTGAGGTCGGGACGCGGAGAACCCACCCGCGGCGCCGCAGCCAGGCAGGCGGCGGCGATGATGCGCTCCGGTTTATGCCACTTGGGCAGCGCCGTCAGGTTGTCCCAGCCCAGGATAAAATACAGTTCGTCGCCGGGGTAAGACCGGTGCAACTCGTCGAGGGTTTCCCAGGTGTACGACGGTCCGGGGCGCCTGACCTCCGTGTCGCTGACGCTGAAATATGGGCGGCCGACCACCGCCAGTTTGACCATCTCCAGCCGTTCCGCCGCCGGGCTGACTTTCTGCGAGGCCTTGACCCACGGCTCACCGGCGGGGATGAAAATGACCTCGCCGAGGCGAAGATGTCGCCTGACCTCCTCCGCCATCATCAGGTGGCCGATGTGCGGCGGGTCGAAGGTGCCGCCCATGATGCCGATTTTTACCAATAGAACTCCATGTTGCCGATATAGAACTTGTCGCCCGGTTTCAGCTTGGCCGCCCGGAGGGCTCGTTCGACGCCCCAGCGCCAGAGTTCACCGAATAGCTGCCGTCTGACCTCGGAATCCCCGGTTTCGGACCCCGCCACCAGGCGTTCGAATTCATCCGAATACACGTGCCAGCCGTCGACGTTACGCTCTACGACAACCTTTTCCCTAGTAGGTGAAGGCCTGAAGACCTTCATTCCGTCCTCGGATTCCACTACCTTCTCTTCGGCCTTTTCCTGGAGCAGGCGGTCGAGTTCCGCGAGTAACCCATCGACGCCCTCGCCGGTGGCCGCGGAGATGAATAAGATTTTGATACCCGCCGCTTCAAAGGTATCCCTGAGTTCCGGCATCCGGTCCCGCACCAGCGGCAGGTCGATCTTGTTCACGGCAACCACCTGGGGCTTCTGGCCCAGCAGGGGATCGTAGAGCGTCAGCTCGGTATTGATCTTGACCATGTCGTTGACCGGCTCCGCCGCCGACCCGTCGATGAGGTGCACCAGCACTCGGGTCCGGGCCACGTGCCGCAGGAACTGGTGCCCCAGCCCCTTGCCCAGGTGGGCATCCTCGATAAGCCCCGGCACGTCGGCCACCACCCACCGCCGCCCCGCCGCCTCGACGAGACCGAGGATCGGTTCCAGGGTGGTGAAGGGGTAAGCCGCCACCTTCGGCCGGGCCGCAGAGATCGCGGTTAACAGCGAAGATTTGCCGGCGTTGGGCAGGCCGATGATACCCGCGTCGGCGATGAGTTTCAGTTCCAGCGTCAGCGTCCTGGTTTCACCCGGAACACCCGTCTGGGCCAGTTTCGGCGCCTGGTTGGTGGATGTGGCGAAGTGGGTGTTGCCCAGCCCCCCTTTGCCCCCACGCGCGGCCACAACCCGGTCGCCGTGGCGGGACAGGTCGGCTACGATCTCTCCGGTTTCCTTATCCCGGATCACGGTACCCACCGGCACCCCGACGACGATATCCGCGCCGCTCTTGCCGGAACACCGCTGCCCGGCGCCGCGGGCGCCGTCGCCAGCCTTGAAATGCCGTTGATGACGGTACTTCATCAGGCTGCCCATGTCCTTGTCGGCTTCGAGGATGACATCGCCGCCGCGTCCGCCGTCGCCCCCATCCGGTCCGCCACGCGGCACGAATTTCTCCCGCCGGAATCCGGACGAACCCCGGCCGCCGTCGCCGCTCTTGATTTGTATTTCTGCCTGGTCGATCACTGTTTACACCCTTTTCCCGGGAAACGCTCCCCGGTGACTTATCGAACTTATATTGGTATCTATCAAAACAGTATATCAAAATTAGAAGGCTTTAACAGTTATAGTAATAAGAGAAGGCTGGTCTCCATCGTGGACTCTTCACGGGATGGTGTTTTCAATCGTAAGCTTGTCTCCGGTTATCGAAAGCCCCCGCCGGTTGTCTAATACTTGTTAGGGTTTGCATCTAATTCCGGTACCCGATTTTCAAAACTGACAGCTTGTTGTAAAACAGTTTACAGACTTCCTCTCGCTGCTCATTCATAATGGTCTCAATATCGAATTAAGGAGGTCATATGTCACTGGTCACCTGGAGCGCCGTGTTCATCATCGCCGCCGGTATCTGCGCCTTCACTCTGAAAGCGCCGCAGAACCCGGTGAAGGGATTCATCACCCCTAAATTGTTCTTCGTCCACATACTTCTGGGACTGACTGCCATCGTCCTGGCTGTAGCCGCCGCCGTTTAGTTATTGAAAGGATTTTACCGTCGTTAGATAACCATGAATAATAACTTGAATAACGTACAAACCGAATTCGCAACCCCGATCCTTGAAGAAATCCGACAGACCTTTGGTATGGTACCCAATTTCTTTCAAGCCCAGGCTGATGCCGACCCGGAGTGGTTGGCGCTGAATTGGAGTCGGGAGAAAGCCATCATGCTGTCGCCTGGAGCTCTCGACCGCAAGACCAAAGAACTTATCGCTCTGACCGTATCGCTGGTCAATCGTTGTCAGTATTGCTCGCTGGCTCACGAAACTATGGCATTGATGACCGGTGCCACCCGGAAAGAGATTGTCGAGTTGAAAAAGGTAGTGGAGCTGTTTTCCAGCTTCAACGCGATTGCCGACAGCCTGCAGATACCGTGTGATATCACCCCGAAAATGGCTGGCGGGCAGTAACGTTTTGTCAGACGGTTTCAGTAAAGCACAGACAGCGCCGGGACAATAGCTCCGGCGCTGTCTGTGCTTCAATATCCAACAGGTGGGGCGCCACTACTAAGCGCCTCATTTCGTTGTCGGTGGTAACCAAACCCTCTTCCCGGAGCGATTTGAGGACATTAGTCACCGTGACCCGGGAGGTACCGATCATCGCCCCCAGATCGTCATGAGTCAGGCGGAAACCAAGTCGAATTCCGTTTGGTATTATTTCGCCGTTATTGCGGGCTAACCGGCCCAGTGTCCGCAAAATCCGGTCGCGGGCATCATAAATCGCAACATCGGCCAGGTGCTCGGTCAATTGCGAGAGTTTATCGGCCATAACCTTGATGACCCGGGTAGCCATGGCCGGATGCCCGGACAGCATCGCTTCCAGTTCCTTCTTAAAACAGGCGCAAACCCGGGTGTCTTCCACCGCTTCGGCGTTGAAGGTGCGACGATTTTCGGCAAACAGGATTTCCTCACCGAAGAGGTCGTTCAACCCCAGGTAACCCAGGGTAATCTCCCGGCCGTCTTCAGATATTTTGAAAAGCCTGATCCGTCCGGCGGTAACCAGAAATACGGCTTCGGCGGCATCACCTTCATTGAAAAGGCAATCGCCGCGCCGGTATTCCAGTCGCCGTACCGCGGAACGTTGAAGTTCCGCCCGCTCTTCATTGGACAAGGCTGCGAAGAGCCACATATCGGTCATGCAGCCGAGTCTGGTCATCGGCCCGCCTAGCGTCTTCCGCCTACCAGCAGCATCACGAAGTACAACAGTTGCATCACTGCCTGCAGCATGGCCGCCACGTAGGTCAGGGCCGCCGCGGACAATACCGCTGAGGCGCCGCTGGCTTCGGAAACCGAGACCAGGCCGGTGGAGCGCAGCATCGTTCGGGCCCGGGTGGAGGCGTTGAACTCCACCGGCAGGGTGATGACCGAGAAGAGCACGGCGGCGCCGAACAGAGCCACGCCGGCCCAGGCGAGATTCGTAATGGAGAGGATCAGGCCGACGAATACCAGGAGGAAGCCGAATTTGGAGCCCAGGCTGGCTACCGGGTACATGGCGTTGCGTACTTTGAGCGGGGCATAGGCGGTAGCATGCTGTACGGCGTGTCCCACCTCGTGAGCTACGATACCCAGTGCCGCCACCGAGGCCTTATTAGCGACATCAGGCGACAATCTCAATACCTTGCTTCGGGGATCGTAGTGGTCGGACAGTTTACCCTTGGACAGTTCCACCTGGACGTTTTGCAGGTTATGCTGGTCCAGCAGCCACCGAGCCGCGGCCAAGCCGGTCATACCCCGGTCGTTGGCCACCTTGCTGTATTTGCCGAAGGTCGAGGAAACCCGCCACTGGGCATAAAGCATCAGCAGCAGCGGGGGGATGATAAAGGCTAGATAAAGACCCATCGCATCCTCCTGTTAGACATAACGATGTATCAGTATTATACCAGACTACTCGTGAAGGCTCAATCGGGGCTTTTTAATCAGTCATCGCCACGAAAACCGACCGTTTTTGTAGGGGCCGATCTCAGATCGGCCCTGGGGTGGGGCGATCGCCGAAAAACTGCTGGTTACGGTTGTCCTGTCGCACGTTGTCAACGGGTCATCAAGTTGCTGCATCACAACTGACCGGCATCAATGTGTCATGCGCTGTCCAGGGGTTATGCCTTTAGAAATTACTTCGACAGTGATCCTACTCCCGACTTCGCCGTGCCAGCGTTTCCTCGCACTCAGCCACCAGGTTATGCAAACCGCAGGCCAGGCAGGGATTATCGTGACAGTCTCCGGTGGCTTCCTCCGCCAGGGCGCGCCGGTACTCCCGCTTTAGATAGGTCTCGCTTACCCCGCTTTCGATATGCGACCATGGGAAAACTTCTTCCAGGGGCCGCATCCGCTGGGCATAGAAGGCCGGGTCCAGGCTGGCCTCGGCGAAGGCCTCCGCCCAGCGTTCCCAGCTGAAGAACTCCGTCCAGCCGTCCAGGCTGCTGCCCCGCCGCCAGGCGCCGTGGATGACCCGGGACATTCTCCGGTCGCCGCGGGCAATGGCCGCTTCCAAGAAACTGGCTTTGGGTTCAGACCATGACATGCGGATGCCCTTGTTCTTCACCCGGTCAAGGAGGTGGCGCTGTTTGGCGATGATGGTCTCTTCATCGTCCTGCGCGGCCCATTGGAATGGAGTATGAGGTTTGGGAATGAAGGTGGCCAGGCTGACGCGGAGGGCTGGACGGCGCCCCGGAGCCCCTCTGCCCAGGCTATACACCCGGTGCAGCATTT contains:
- a CDS encoding zinc metallopeptidase; protein product: MGLYLAFIIPPLLLMLYAQWRVSSTFGKYSKVANDRGMTGLAAARWLLDQHNLQNVQVELSKGKLSDHYDPRSKVLRLSPDVANKASVAALGIVAHEVGHAVQHATAYAPLKVRNAMYPVASLGSKFGFLLVFVGLILSITNLAWAGVALFGAAVLFSVITLPVEFNASTRARTMLRSTGLVSVSEASGASAVLSAAALTYVAAMLQAVMQLLYFVMLLVGGRR